A genomic segment from Triticum dicoccoides isolate Atlit2015 ecotype Zavitan chromosome 1A, WEW_v2.0, whole genome shotgun sequence encodes:
- the LOC119289850 gene encoding probable galacturonosyltransferase 4, with amino-acid sequence MARTGRSVLLLLLIPTVLSPLLLSERRLTVAINPNERKDFPAEIASQGHSVKDRKLNAFPLETLSSLKESVGAVLVEEPPHLANDSIESADQELLPGKRANRVLSETTSGDGAVLKGGDLIDQVTRRTAEDGGLATGSMDKQEKHTGSQQQSSSEGRSLEAITQIPQGYQGAGKNPQKENTDGRSKNMASSDTRVRDIKDHLIKAKVYLGLGAIRANPQYLRELRQRIREVQKVLGEASKDSDLPKNANEKVKALEQTLVKGEQTQDDCSVVVKKLRAMLHSAEEQLYAQKKQTVFLTQLAAKTLPKGLHCLPLRLANEYFSLDPSQQQFPNQEKLDDPKLYHYALFSDNILATAVVVNSTVLNAKHPSRQVFHIVTDRLNYAPMRMWFLSNPPGKATIEVQNIDEFTWLNDSSSLLLKQLGSQSMIDYYFRAQSANSDSYLKYRNPKYLSMLNHLRFYLPEIYPKLDKVVFLDDDVVVRKDITGLWSIDMKGKVNGAVETCGESFHRFDRYLNFSSPVVAKNFDPNACVWAFGMNMFDLAEWRRQNITEIYHFWQKLNEDGLLWKLGTLPLGLVTFWNKTFPLDRSWHILGLGYNPHVSSSGLERAAVIHYNGNMKPWLEIGLPKFRSYWSEYLDYDQPFLRECNINP; translated from the exons ATGGCGAGGACGGGGCGGTCCGTGTTGCTCCTCCTCCTGATCCCCACGGTGCTCTCCCCGCTACTGCTCTCCGAGCGCCGCCTCACCGTCGCGATTAACCCCAACG AAAGGAAGGATTTTCCTGCCGAGATTGCGAGTCAG GGCCATAGCGTCAAGGATAGGAAGCTAAATGCGTTTCCTCTG GAAACTCTGAGTTCTCTGAAGGAATCTGTCGGTGCCGTATTAGTGGAGGAACCGCCCCATTTAGCCAACGATTCGATTGAATCCGCGGACCAAG AATTGCTACCGGGGAAGAGAGCTAACAGGGTGCTTTCTGAGACCACTTCTGGTGATGGTGCTGTATTGAAGGGTGGAGACCTGATCGACCAAGTGACAAGGCGGACGGCAGAAGATGGTGGTTTGGCGACGGGCTCAATGGATAAGCAGGAGAAGCACACAGGATCCCAGCAGCAGTCTTCTTCTGAG GGAAGATCATTGGAGGCTATAACACAGATACCTCAGGGATATCAAGGTGCAGGGAAGAACCCTCAAAAAGAAAACACAGATGGCAGGAGTAAAAATATGGCTTCGTCGGATACTAGAGTCCGGGATATCAAGGATCATTTAATCAAGGCAAAGGTCTACCTTGGTCTTGGAGCcattcgagcaaatcctcaataccTCAGGGAATTGCGACAGAGGATACGGGAAGTTCAAAAGGTGCTTGGTGAAGCATCCAAGGACTCTGATCTACCAAAGAA TGCCAATGAGAAGGTGAAAGCACTTGAGCAGACATTGGTCAAGGGCGAACAGACACAGGATGATTGCTCTGTTGTTGTCAAAAAGCTCCGGGCTATGCTTCATTCGGCAGAGGAGCAGCTGTATGCACAAAAAAAGCAAACTGTTTTTCTAACTCAACTTGCAGCCAAAACCCTTCCCAAAGGTCTTCACTGCCTCCCCTTGAGGCTAGCTAATGAATACTTTTCATTGGATCCTAGTCAGCAGCAATTCCCAAACCAGGAGAAACTTGATGATCCCAAACTGTACCACTATGCCTTGTTCTCAGATAATATATTGGCAACAGCAGTTGTTGTTAATTCGACAGTGTTAAATGCCAAG CATCCTTCTCGTCAGGTTTTCCACATAGTAACTGACAGACTAAATTATGCTCCAATGAGAATGTGGTTCCTCTCTAATCCTCCTGGAAAAGCAACAATTGAAGTACAAAATATTGACGAATTCACATGGCTAAATGACAGCTCGAGCCTGTTGCTGAAACAACTGGGATCTCAATCTATGATCGATTATTACTTTAGGGCACAAagtgcaaattcagattcatatttGAAGTACAGAAACCCAAAGTATCTTTCAATGCTTAATCATCTGCGATTCTACTTGCCTGAGATTTATCCAAAGCTCGACAAGGTGGTTTTTCTTGATGATGATGTAGTAGTAAGAAAGGACATAACTGGCCTCTGGTCAATCGATATGAAGGGGAAGGTTAATGGTGCTGTAGAGACTTGTGGAGAGAGCTTCCATCGCTTCGATCGTTACTTGAATTTCTCAAGTCCTGTTGTTGCAAAGAATTTTGATCCCAATGCATGTGTCTGGGCTTTTGGAATGAATATGTTTGATCTGGCTGAATGGAGGCGGCAGAACATAACTGAAATCTACCACTTTTGGCAGAAGCTT AATGAAGACGGATTGCTATGGAAACTTGGCACTCTCCCTCTAGGTCTGGTTACATTCTGGAACAAGACATTCCCCCTCGATCGATCATGGCATATTCTCGGTCTAGGTTACAACCCACATGTAAGCAGTAGTGGCCTGGAGCGTGCCGCGGTCATACATTACAATGGCAACATGAAGCCCTGGCTTGAGATTGGCCTGCCCAAGTTCCGAAGCTACTGGTCAGAGTATCTTGACTACGATCAGCCTTTTCTGCGGGAATGCAACATCAATCCGTGA